The genomic window CATCTAATCTATGTAAAAATACACTCTATGATAGTTTGCTTGCAGGATAGTTAGTGTGCATGTAGTCTCCTGATGTGAACTTGACCTGTGGCACTAACatctgtttgaaagagagagagagagagagagagagagagagaaagagagagagagagagagacagagagaggctttcCCTGCATTGGCACAGCTCACGGGCTCTTCATCCCCCGTTCATCTCCAAGCGCTGAAATGCTTATTCATTGAGTGGGGAAACACAGAGCATGCCGTCTACATACGCAAAAACCCATACAACACATTGAGGAACTGTTTAGAACCCTCAGTGCACTACTATTTTGCAGTCATTTGAACAAGTCCACTTGAGGTaaaaagcagacagaggagaattcAAGCTGCACTAACACCTGCATGCAATACCTGAGGAAATACGTCTATTTGTTGCTCAAGAACAAGAAACCAATTAGTATAGTAAGGGACCTGCTTCCTCAAGCAGGGAAAACAAGTTTTcacatcagctctgtgtctgtgaataaACTGGTCTCGCGATATTaaatgcaatgtttgtgttgtgtactCTACATATTATCAGTATCAAAGGAGAGTACCAATTTCAGTGACAATGTCTAATCCCATTCAACCCCTAAACAGAGTCAGAACTCGGCATTGTGTTCACTGAGAGCCCTACAGTAGCATGAGCTGAGGTCACAAAGGCTGGCATGTTAatagtgtgttgagtgtgtgttgactgaGTGTTAACTGAGTGTCGATtgtgtgttaattgtgtgtTCAAGGCAGGGTGGTGCACAAAAGAGTATGGCATGTGTGTTTAATTCCTATAAAGCGTTCACAGGGTGTGAGGACGATACCCAGGAATAGGACAGGGCGTTGTATGAAAGACCggctcatttctctctttctaacgcacacagacacttcCATTGTCTCGGTTACAGTCCAAGCAACCCCAGAGTCCATCTGAACTCTGCCTCCGGGGCAACGTTTGGCAAACGAAAGCACAAACGCTAACATTTTCTGTTGTAAAAAATTTAAATCATCGAGGAAAACGCTCAAAGCAGCCGTCcgttttcaatttaaaaaaaaaaaaacaacaacaacaaaaaacttatAATGAAAGAGTGGTGATTCCAGTTGAGAAGATTACATCAGGACATCTTTGAAGCGCCTTGGACATCAGAGTTTGATATGTTGGCTTACGTCTGTGAGGAGAGGAATGGTACACTCCGACATCATGGGGCTTTGTCAGAGCAGCAAACAGTCATTTCCTGAATTACTAAATGTCTTTCCAGCACTGCAGACAGAGCCATGCAATAATAAACCCTTCTGATGGAGACTGGACGACTGAGAAGGGAGGCATGTGAAAGCCTGGGAGGGGGTATGGGCTGGATATATTTCATTTAAGTGGGCAGTGTGTGAGGACTGTAAATTGCTCCATTTCACAGTAGAGAAAAAAGGATATAGAAGTCCTTTTCCTGAATATATCTTCACTTAGATGGCTCTGACTGTGCTTCTGCTGACTGGCCTTCTATTGCATCTGAGCATATTTTTTACTTCCACCTGAAAACAGCCATTCAGGGCAGATTACACCAGCACTCGGAGGACcaaaaaaatctgtgtaaagATGATTCTCTGATAGGGTGAAGCTGGTAAGCTTTTCAGCGCTAGCGTTTAGCGGTGGTCATTTCTGCTCAGCAAAGGGGTTTCCCATGGCTAGAGCCAGATTTACAGTTTTCTGCCTTCAAAACTCCACGGGGTAAGTGAAGCACACAGATGCGCATATGGAACCATTTATCAGATTTTAACATGTGAGGAGTTGTCTTTCAGCGTAATGACTAAATGGGTTTCCAATCAAGCAATACACTTCCAAAGCCGTTATTAATGGACGTGCCGTGCTCGAAGAGGCTTAGAACATCGATCATCCCGATATAACGGAAAAATGCCGATTTACGGTATTTATCTTGCTTTAAAAATTTGAGGGATATGGTATTATAATAAAATGTCTGCTGTCAGACACACTCCTGTGAAATTCTCTCCTATAGTGTTACTCACCTGGGGAAAGCATCGAAGCAGTAGGTTTTCCGAGTGTCTGGGAAAGCCACACGAAGGCCAGACATGAGCGGAGAGTGGAGGATGACCGCTGCACATTCATACCGCGCTGCCAAGTCAACTGTGGGAACAGTCCCGATGCTTTGCCCATAAAGGATGATGTTCTCTGGAGTCACACCATAcctgtagacagagagagagagagagtgtgagagagaaaggggggggggggtgtatgacTGCATACTAACATTAGGCtataaaacaagaaaacaaacaccataTGTCATTCTCAATGAATCTGATCGAAATGTCAATGGTGGATTAAATGGTTACCcgctgaaaaaaagaacaattagCCTAAATCACATCCAACGGTGCGCACGTGTTTCAGGAACGATGGAAACCAAAGGACTTTTGCAAATTGAACACGCAGTTCTACTTTGTCCATATTAAAAAGAGAATGCCTCATCAAACTCTTTGTAAGACATAACAGCCATTAACATCTGTCCCTCCACATACCGGAATGACAAAGACagcagagctgagacacagagagacaaaacaggGACGTTAAATCCTGAACTTAATAAACTCAATTCTGAGAGTGTCCTGGAGCTTACTCACAGAGAGTAAGTTTTAAGAGATATTTTCCCTGGGCACTACAAACTGCTCCTCAGAtgggaaagaaataaaaagagaaagagagggtgggggcgggggtgggggtggggggggtggatgaGACAGACTCTATATCTGCTCttaaaagtttttattttctctctgtgcagcagATAGTCGATGAGCGGAGCGTTTGCTGTGAGGTACGCGCCGGGGTCACAGGCGGAGTGGAAACACGTTTGATATCTGACCAGCGTGCTGACACCGCTTTGATGAGTTTGATCCCCTCAAGTTCAAAACGAGCCCGAGAGACAAGGCAGCAGCGAAATGTGAAACAACACAGAGCTAGCTGCAGACTACACTGCCCACATAGCTCACAGTCTGAGTCCAGTAAAAGCCCACAGGGTACCGAGTACAGGGAGAGATGTCCTGAAGGCCTCATTTAACATGGACAGAGACAAACGCGtgcgcgcacccacacacacacatgcactcacgcatgcgtgcacacacacacacgcacacacggtgaacacacatctctcctgaAAACAAAAGTGGAACCCGTTcttgcaacaacaaaaaagtgagTGTGACTCACCCCAACAGATGGAACAGGCCTATAGCGTGGCAAGTTTGGACAGGAGATTCATTTTCTTAGAAAGATAGAACAACAGAACAATACAGCGACCATTTCTAGGCGTGAAGAAAAGGGGTAAAGTGTTGGAACATCTTCAACATGAACTCAGTAGAGGGAACATGGTTATGACTACAGGCCTCTCTGTGGAAACCACAGAGAtaataagaaaaacaagagaagcaGAAGCCGCAAAGGCCTTAAGGGTCTTCTCTTCAAATATTCAAGTCACAGCAATaacgcaaaaaaacaaacaaaaaaaattgtttttcccccccgtgctacacacacacaaacacacacataccaaaatATGCCTTTGACCAAGAAGGTCTCAGACAGCAGCCAAACCACATTTTCCTAATTACTTTTGCTTTGCTGAAAACCTTGCGATTTAAGGCAATGACAAacaaacttgaacttgaacattCGCTGAAATGTCAAACAACAAGCTTTCGCTTCCACCTGTGAGCTGTGGGGCTAGTTTTTCCCCTACAGTTGGTTATTATGAAACCAAAAATATGGAATGCACGAGAATGAATCTAATGAATAACAGCAGGTAAGATGTAGCagtgtattcacacacacacacacaacaaaaaacaaatccacatTTATTTCTGATCAGATATTGATCGTAAAATAACTTTAGGGAAAATGGCATTCTTTGATGGAAAGACAAACCCATAGCGTAGCTTTAAGCAGAAATCacttgtcaaaacaaaaactcctgaGTGGAAAGCTACTGAAAGCAAACACAGTCCAATGCAGATGCTGTCTTTCCATATGCTGGGTTAAAGCAATGAGAAATGGCTTGTGAAAACAAGCACTGGGTTTAGTTTCATGGAGCAAACTGGAACCAACACGAAAAGCAGTTTCCCTAACCGACACCTCGAACTGCAAGGCACATCAACAAGACTTTCCAATGTCATTAAAATTaaagacaataaaacaatacGAAAACAGGGCAGGAGCGCATGAGACTAAAGATGGGAAGCTGGAGTAAGTTGGGCCTTTTCGATAGAAAATAAGCAGAGGGTTGTGATTCCTTAGGAGGGGCGTTGAGCCGGATGAAAGCTACACACGGTAGTCTCTGTTTTCTGAAAGAGTCCCTCTGCCAAGACAAACATTTGCAGTTGGTATTTGGGCCGAGATGCTCGGGCGGCAGTCAGCTCTTCAGGTTTGCTCTGAAAATAAGGCAGACGTCTTATTCTTTGTATCCacgtctctctctttaaaaaagcTAGCACATTGTCGAACTATCTCTGAAAATGGAGAGGAGCCTCCTCATTGTTGATTCTGTAGTAATCCATAAGCATTAGAGGGATAAAGCGAATAATCTCACAGATTCGCACCATGCTTTAATGGCTGAGAGTGAGCATTAGAGTACTAGAGGGCCAACTTTGAGAGTGTCAGAGTGGGAGGAGCCTAAACCAGCCGGTGAAAAGTCTTTGGTTATTCAGCTTGCATCCCTTAATACTACACACAGATGTCTTACGACGgttcaaaacagcaaaaaaaacaccacagtaCTTTAGGATTTCTGATTCGACGTGGAGCTGGAAACGGTTTTCTTAGCCCTTCTTCCTGACAGTTTGGGATCTGATATAGTCGGTTCAGATGCAGCATCTTATGAGTTGCCTATTTTTTCATTATGcctgagactttttttttttcagcattagaCAACATTAAGGTTTACTATGGCACAGTGAGGGCTTTATTTCAAGTTGAAGTAAGAGCGCTGaggcctttgtgtttgtgttctaaATGTTACGCACTAGGAAAtgttttgtgagtttgtggTCAATCCTTCCACAGCTGGTTAGTCAGCCTGTGAGTCTTGGAAACACAACATTCGTTCACACGTGTTCACAgcaaacccaaacacactcatcAGAAGAGCTgctaacaataacacacaaagaaacaaagctcTGAAAACAACCCTCACCCTCTGAACATCTTCAGTAAGCTTAACGGACATCTCAATAGAGCGTAAAGGGGGAGACCAACATATTACTTCAaaagtaggggggggggggtcttgtgTGAACAGaatttgaggggggggggggggggggggagacagacagacagacagagagagaggacaaattaAAACTTTTTGGACAAGATTCACTTGACTGACAGGGCAAATGCTTGACCTAATGACCTTGTGGGTCATCACCCTCCACCTCTCAGCTGAACACAGGAGGACAGCTGCAGTGGAGAAGCAGCCAGCCAATAGCGAGCGCTGAGTGAACGGAGGAACAATGAAACGCGACAAAGGTCAGTCCACTATCCAGCTTGACAGTAACCAATGCTGAGGCTGAGTTAATTTGTTTTTACTCCACAAATCCCCCTAACATGACTTCACAGCTGTGGGGGATTAGGAGTGTGTGCACCACGTCGCCGACATTCCACACCCTTTAATTCCTtcaattatttttcaaataaatgaatccCTGGCTGATATGGTTCAATGTACATGGTTATGGCaggaaaaaaggacattttaattaAGCCAAAGTGATAAAAGTAAAGCCCTACTTTCCACAACTAATTCTCAAGAAATTCATTACCTAACATCACATATACATGCAACATGAGTCATGAAAGCAGCTCAAGCTTGATACCTGTTCCCAAACTGTTGGCAAGGGCCTGGCGCTGACATTTGGAAAAGCAAGTTACAGTAAATGTCATACATGTTCCTGTTGTTACACTATTACCTCGAAAAAgtcaaagatacagagagagtctgaggaGCTAGAGACACTCTTCAGATCCAAAAAACGATTGGCCCTGTAAGTTAAATCCATGGCTCACTGATGGTCCTAAAGCAGAAGAGTCTAAGGGTTCCTACAGTAATGTGTAAGTACTTTCACAGAACGAGAAACCTGTGGTGAACAGTGGTTGAAAACAGGGTTGCCCAACCAGGCTCCAGGGGCCTCACAGTGCTCTGGACTCTAAAACACCTGATCCTTGTCAGTAGCTCCTTACCAATGCCCATGATtggctgaagcaggtgtgttagagcaagAGGGGACCACAGccatgtggagctgtgtgtctctgggaaCCGGATTGGGAAACAGTGGTCTAACGGACAGTGGAACACTAGACACAAGAAGATAAGAAGCACAACATGTTCTCAATGACTACCTGCTGTAAGAGACCAGTCACTGACCTCATGTgtctttttaaacagaaatgaggCTGACAACACTCTTGCACAAGACTGGAAAGAAAAGTCCCTGTGGAACAGTAAAATAACACTCGttagaaacattttgaaagcaAACAGCTTAAGGAGAATAACTCTGGCTCCTTCAACTCCAGTCTTTAACATCTGACTTCTGTGATCCAATCACGGGTGATCGGATAATGTGACGCATTTACACCTGCCCATCTAAATCCAGCTGCTATCCCACGACTGGATTATTCATTCTGACTGTAATATGGAATTTAGTCTGGGTCAATCAGAAATATTGGCAATGACACTATGCAGTATGAGCTGCAATGGGAACTCTTGTTTTTGATCTTCAGATTTTGTACAGTCAAAGTCAAATGCCCAGTTCCATTTCTTCCAtcttctctgttttaaaatgcagcaCGTTAGTGAGGGCTGGCCACAAATAGGTATGTGTTACCAATCAACGTGACAAACGCCAACGGATGACACACGTATGAATTAAATTAATCACCCTCCGTGTCCATGTATCCTGAAAACACAAGCAATCAACAGGGGATGGCTATATGTTCCATTCACCTTAATTTCAAATAAAGCATATCTCCCAATTCATCCTGCAGATCTGCTGTGATATACCATATCATTACTCCAGCGGCGCTTTAGCCAATCAGTAGGTAATAACATGACTAAATAGGAAAACAAGGTTCCATGTATTAAgtgttcaaaataaaaaaaagaaacagttttttttttttttaacatgcacaTTGTTCTCATTCATCTCATTTATAATCATAATGCACTATCAAATCATCTGTACAGTTACAACGTCGGGCCACATCACATGGTTTAGGCTCTTTACCTATATACAGcatttcattcaaacacactgacgaggtgttaagaaaaataaataaataaacaggccaCAGTTTCCTACTTCCTTTTTGGCTGGGCTCTAGAGTAAGCGGTGCCAGAGCTAACATGCGTGAGACTGCAGCTCTCTGCAGACACAGCTGCCCTAATTACACCTGACCCTTTGCAAAGATTAATCATTCAACTGACCTCTTTTTAGAGAGTAGAGTCTAATcgttttattcttttcatttaaaaaaaaaaaacacacacacacctgtatagCCCACAGGACAGGCAGGATTCTGCAACCCAACAGCAAAACTCACAGATTGGTTTTTGAgtgagggagtaagagagagagagagagagagagagagagagaaattaagagaaatgtattttgtgCTGTCTGGGTCACCACAGCTTCAATTGTCAGACCATATTAAAGGCTGAGTGCTAATAAATTATTTCATACTTGGTTGCAGCCAGTGTTCATCTCTCCCAGTGTCAGTGTTCCACTTCTCAGAACAGGATACCAGACAAAAAATGCAGACAATAATTGAGGTGAGCTTTGTTTCTAATGTCCTTTTGCATGTGCAAACCAAACAAGCCACTGTTCTTTTGCATTCACCCTAGCATCTTTTggggcttttattttgttttttttttagacattttgcACCTCTCTCATCATCTAGGATTTACTGCTACCTCCTCCATTTGCTTTGGGAACTTTACATCTGACATGCGACAGCCAGCGCAAACTTAAGCCTATATGGGGACGTGAAGCCCGGGGTCCATGGAGCGTGTAACACTGCCTTACCTAGAGAACCATACCTGTTAGTCTTTACTGATTATAACAGCTCTCCATCCTCCAGCACACTGCACAGGGATAACAAAAGCAGTCACCAAAGCCAGATTAACTGTCAGGGCTGGATACACACACCccaataaacagacagagacccTCTGCCGAAAGTATGAGATTACAAACAGCCTGGAATCTCCCATCAAACTCGGGGAAATGAGACAGGTCTTAAATATAGTGCACCTGGAATACCAAAAAGGAAGCTTAGcgagattttttaaaatttctgtaAAGACCAACAAAGGGAATGTCAATGAGCCTACCTTGTATGTTCagctctctcccccccccccccctctctcttactcaaaagaacaaaatgtgagAGACTCTCCAGGCCCACGTGTTTTAGCAGTAATCGGCACCCTGCAGGGTCAGTGAGTAATGGATTGCTAAACGCTTTCTTATGATTAGCCTGTTGAATGCTCTCCCAGCAACCTTATGATATTAGTAGTAGAAAATACTCATTAGGCGAACCAGCCAAATGACTGAGGAAATTCAAACTTCTACTCTTTTTACTgattcaaacaaatattttaaaaaaatgaagcgTTTTCGGTAAACCCTACACGGACGAAAGCAAAATTCTTTCCAGGTGACACACAAGGCTTCAACAATTAGACACCCAGGGAGACAATCAACACTATTTCTTCTGGCTTCTTGACTAAAAAAGATCTTTAATGCTTAATTAACCTCAGGAGAATGTATGACTTCGCTCATATCACTTCCAAGATGCTTTCAGAGTTCATTTGAGAGTCGGTGAAATGTACAATCCACGTGAATTTGGCTGTCTGTACCCAGATCTGTGCTTTCCACATAGCTGAAGATTATCAAAGTGCGCTGCTGGCCAACCATGCAGATAATCTCAAGGACAGAGTCCGCTTGCACAGGGGAAGGTTAAGTCAGTCAGAGTCTCTGCACTCAGCTTCGTAATTACAGAGGGAAGCACTACAAGCACTGCCTCTGAGAGCTAGACAAACACTGAGTAAATGAAGAGTGAACAGTAAGTGTCTCTCAAAGtaatggagggagggaggatgaagtgggaggaagggagagagagagagggattgttTTATAAACGCTAATGAAACTCAGTTTTATTTCCCCCTATAACTCCAAGAAAACTTCCAGAAATCCTGCAGTAaatcaagacacacacacgcaaacaaaaatgaattgtgAAATAGAAGCATTAATGATTAGTCCAGTCATTAACAGCTGGCTGCTTTGCTGTCTATAATCAGTCATAATAAAGGAAGTAAGCCACTTAACACCATTCAAGTGTGGCTTGAGGTCCACTCTTGAACTTCCTGTAGAGTCTCTCAGGACGAGAGGAATGAATCAGCAGGACAGTGCTCTGTTTAAGGCCTGTGTGGATGCTGTGCTGATTCAGAGGCCTTGATAATCTGCCACTCTGAAAAGTCTCAACTAGACTTGATTATAGGAATTCACAATCCACTTTCGCATATAAATTATACATGACAAGTAAACCTACCAGATCTGAGCATGAAACTAACCAACTAGTTGCCTTGCTGTTCACTATATGGACACATGCCAAACTGACAACACTCTGAATAAATCCATATACTACCAGTCACACTAACCGATAACATAACATCTATTTGAATTCAATCTCTTAATGGTGTTCTATGAAGAGGATCATAAACGTAGGGCCTATTATATTACCATTTTGTTCAGCAAGTACCAAATCGTGACAACGATAACATTCCGGTAATCTGCTACGGGATAATGTAGCACTGCATCGtgtgttgctatggaaactatacagtcaaacaaatgaagaggGACAGAACTAATGTTTCCTTGTTTGCAGCgttaaaatgtgtgaaatgttgcATAAAAAGAACACATCTGGAGAAACTAACACATGTAACTTATTGCCACTCACTTTGTCCTGAGAACTTGCCAAGCAGCTTCAATATCAGCATACAGGTTTTTTTCTGATGGTTTTCCAGTGCTTACTCCGTAGCCCGAGTAATCATAAGAGAAGACATTACAATTGATTCTTGAACCAAGACCAATGTAGAAACTGCACATCTGGCCCAAGTCCACCGCGTTACCGTGGGAAAAAAGCAATGTGTACCGACTGTTCGGGGCACAACGCACGAACATGCAGCTGACACGGTTTCCTCGACTTGTCCTGGTGTGGAATACCTCGACAGCATCAAGTTCGCGTTGAGAGTACTGCCAATCTGCACGCTCGGTTAAGTGAAGGCTACAGGTTCCATTGGCATCTGTATGCACCGAGTACGTTGGCTCCGGTGGGAGAAATGCTAATTTAGCCGCGATGCGACTTGGACAAGGTGGGCAACAGAATAGCCAACAGAGTTCGCCGAGGGAGAAGCCATTCATCCTGGGGCCTTGCTCGGGCATTGAGACTCAGACACCTGATTAGAATCTCCGTCTCTAACACTGTAAATTAACAATTAATCCTGCTAGCTTGTTGGCAACAAAATCAGACGCAAATCGGTTCAGAAGCTATGCTAGCTAGCCAGCTAGTTAGCTAATTGGTTTTATAGCTGGGTTTAGCAGGTTGATCAATATAGTTTACCCCCTGACATTGTTAAAATCAGCAAATACGCACATataaataatttcattaaaattgCATTAAAGGCTCGAGCAAGGGTATTTAATGGCTAATATTCCAAATCCAACGATAAGTTAGCTAGCCGCACACAATATAAGCAGCCATATCTCTAACTTCACCAATCCCAAATATAGGACTTCCGGGAAAAGCGGATATCCTATTCCccctattttttttaacacgtcTGGCGGATGAAGACATATAGGAGTCTGTGATCTGTTGAGAATTGATGAGATTATCGATAAAGTTCGTTAATGAGTGCCTTACCTGGGCTTCATGTGGAAAGGACGAACGTAATTGCAAAATTTCAATCATTCCACTAAATTTCCGTTAAATTCCCAATTATTCGTCAGATACATAAGCTTAGAAATTGAAAGatttaaacacagtttttgCTTGGACAACGCATTTTAATAGTTAATTTCTACGCCTAAAGTAATCAGAGATGTGAGTCCTCCTGAGATTGCTGGAGAACTGTGCTGGACCATGTTAAATCTGAGAGGTCAACATATCATCTCTTTAATGTAGTTACTGCCCGTTCTATTAGCTTACTAGCAAACTGGTAAGCTTAGTAGTAAATCAACTTGGATGGAATACTGTT from Chanos chanos chromosome 2, fChaCha1.1, whole genome shotgun sequence includes these protein-coding regions:
- the abhd17c gene encoding alpha/beta hydrolase domain-containing protein 17C — encoded protein: MPEQGPRMNGFSLGELCWLFCCPPCPSRIAAKLAFLPPEPTYSVHTDANGTCSLHLTERADWQYSQRELDAVEVFHTRTSRGNRVSCMFVRCAPNSRYTLLFSHGNAVDLGQMCSFYIGLGSRINCNVFSYDYSGYGVSTGKPSEKNLYADIEAAWQVLRTKYGVTPENIILYGQSIGTVPTVDLAARYECAAVILHSPLMSGLRVAFPDTRKTYCFDAFPSIDKVSKVASPVLVIHGTEDEVIDFSHGLAIYERCPRAVEPLWVEGAGHNDIELYAQYLERLKQFISFELPTS